A stretch of Rhizobium sp. TH2 DNA encodes these proteins:
- the rplU gene encoding 50S ribosomal protein L21: MFAVIKTGGKQYQVAANDVIQIEKLEGEAGAKIEFTEVLVVGEGASAKIGAPFVVGAVVTAEVVEQGRKRKTISFVKRRRQNSKRKKGHRQHFTKVRILEIAA; the protein is encoded by the coding sequence ATGTTCGCAGTCATCAAGACCGGTGGAAAGCAGTACCAGGTTGCTGCCAACGACGTCATCCAGATCGAAAAGCTGGAAGGCGAAGCCGGTGCGAAGATCGAATTCACAGAAGTCCTCGTTGTTGGCGAGGGTGCCAGCGCCAAGATCGGCGCGCCGTTTGTTGTCGGCGCCGTCGTGACCGCGGAAGTCGTCGAGCAGGGTCGCAAGCGGAAGACCATTTCTTTCGTCAAGCGCCGCCGTCAGAATTCCAAGCGCAAGAAGGGCCACCGCCAGCATTTCACCAAGGTCCGCATTCTCGAGATCGCGGCTTAA
- the rpmA gene encoding 50S ribosomal protein L27, which produces MAHKKAGGSSRNGRDSNSKRLGVKKFGGEAVVSGNIILRQRGTQWHPGANVGLGKDHTIFAVTEGTVNYRSKANGRVYVSVMPKTAAAAE; this is translated from the coding sequence ATGGCACACAAAAAAGCTGGCGGTTCGTCGCGCAACGGTCGCGATTCCAATTCCAAGCGTTTGGGCGTGAAGAAGTTCGGCGGCGAAGCTGTCGTCTCCGGCAACATCATTCTGCGTCAGCGCGGCACCCAGTGGCATCCCGGCGCCAATGTCGGCCTCGGCAAGGATCACACGATTTTTGCAGTCACCGAAGGTACCGTGAATTACCGATCCAAGGCCAATGGCCGCGTATACGTATCCGTGATGCCGAAAACGGCAGCAGCAGCAGAGTAA